A window from Candidatus Neomarinimicrobiota bacterium encodes these proteins:
- a CDS encoding acylphosphatase, whose protein sequence is MSEKAGAHILLTGRVQMVGFRWFVRRWAEDLDLAGWVKNNPAGSVETRVEGKRDEIDLLLKELKVGPRGATVEDMNVKWLPFENQFRTFEIRY, encoded by the coding sequence ATGAGCGAAAAAGCTGGAGCCCACATTCTCCTTACTGGCCGCGTGCAAATGGTGGGATTTCGATGGTTTGTACGTCGCTGGGCAGAAGACCTCGATCTTGCCGGCTGGGTGAAAAACAATCCCGCCGGCTCGGTGGAAACACGGGTCGAAGGGAAACGAGATGAGATCGACCTCCTCCTCAAAGAACTGAAAGTGGGTCCCAGAGGCGCCACAGTCGAAGACATGAATGTGAAATGGCTCCCGTTCGAAAACCAATTCCGCACCTTCGAGATTCGTTATTGA
- a CDS encoding TIGR00725 family protein, with the protein MKAAQIRIGVYGGSKCTSEISKMAREVGRLLSRKGVLVYCGGLGGVMEAVSEGVAEENGTVVGILPTAHCETANRYITIPVATGVAEARNVIIANSIQGAIAIDGEYGTLSEIAHTLRQKKPVVGLHTWDTKGIEAADSPAEAVSRILELV; encoded by the coding sequence GTGAAGGCGGCACAGATCAGAATCGGTGTGTACGGTGGGAGTAAGTGCACGTCCGAGATCTCTAAGATGGCCAGAGAGGTGGGAAGGCTTCTGTCTCGAAAAGGCGTTCTGGTTTACTGCGGTGGTTTGGGCGGAGTTATGGAGGCTGTCTCGGAAGGCGTGGCTGAGGAGAATGGGACCGTCGTAGGGATCCTTCCCACCGCACATTGCGAAACCGCAAACCGTTACATCACGATTCCTGTTGCCACGGGCGTGGCCGAGGCGAGGAATGTTATCATTGCAAACTCGATCCAGGGTGCCATCGCGATCGATGGAGAGTACGGAACGCTGTCAGAAATCGCTCATACACTCCGTCAGAAGAAACCCGTGGTTGGACTGCATACCTGGGATACGAAAGGGATTGAGGCTGCAGATTCTCCGGCAGAGGCAGTTTCAAGAATACTTGAGCTGGTATGA